The Ancylobacter sp. WKF20 genome contains a region encoding:
- a CDS encoding ABC transporter substrate-binding protein: MRRCLPLSLLLAFLAALTSVRAEARGRDLSKEPPVFVRAILEGQLPPLAERLPENPRVIDLPALGRTPGHYGGTLRMLMGDQKDIRFVTIYGYARLVVFDTQGNLVPDILDSVDVQEGRIFTLHLRKGHRWSDGEPFTAEDFRYWWEDVANNDRLSPGGPPMQMVVQGEAARFEVIDATTVRYSWSMPNPGFLPALAGAQPLVIAMPAHYMEQFHQKYADPLKLSALIKLERVKDWTALHDRMARAYRPENPDLPLLGPWVPKTEPPAEFFIFKRNPFYHRVDEEGRQLPYIDEITMSIGTSSLIPAKVTAGGADLQARYISFADYTFLKAAEARGHYKVRLWERGEGAFVALAPNLNVKDATWRALLRNVDVRRALSVAINRHDINQVIFFGLGHEGANTVIPGSPLYKESYDQAWSQYDPALANKLLDAAGLDKRDSDGFRLLPDGRRAEITVETSGDNMEETDILELVAHDWYKVGIRLFVRGTQRDLLRRGVIAGNVMMAVWPGMDNAIPGPDMSPDALAPTNSMQFQWPLWGQYVDSSGREGEKPALPAAQELIDLAKKWRQSITSAERAAIWTRMLEINADEVFTIGIVNRISQPVIVSDKLRNVPDVGIYSFEPGAYFGMYMPDTFWFDDGTSTLDVTRD, encoded by the coding sequence ATGCGGCGGTGCCTTCCCCTGAGCCTGTTACTCGCTTTTCTCGCGGCGCTGACGAGCGTGCGGGCAGAGGCGCGCGGGCGCGACCTCTCCAAGGAGCCGCCGGTCTTCGTGCGCGCCATTCTGGAAGGGCAGCTTCCCCCGCTGGCCGAGCGCCTGCCGGAAAACCCGCGCGTGATCGACCTGCCCGCCCTGGGCCGCACGCCCGGCCACTATGGCGGCACGCTGCGCATGCTGATGGGCGACCAGAAGGACATCCGCTTCGTCACCATTTACGGCTATGCCCGGCTCGTGGTGTTCGACACCCAGGGCAACCTCGTGCCGGACATTCTCGACAGCGTGGACGTGCAGGAGGGCCGGATCTTCACCCTGCATCTGCGCAAGGGCCATCGCTGGTCGGACGGCGAGCCCTTCACGGCGGAGGACTTCCGCTACTGGTGGGAGGATGTCGCCAATAATGACCGGCTCAGCCCCGGCGGGCCGCCTATGCAGATGGTGGTGCAGGGCGAGGCCGCCCGCTTCGAGGTGATCGACGCCACCACGGTGCGCTACAGCTGGTCGATGCCCAATCCGGGCTTCCTGCCGGCGCTGGCGGGCGCGCAGCCGCTCGTCATCGCCATGCCCGCCCATTACATGGAGCAGTTCCACCAGAAATACGCCGATCCGCTTAAGCTCTCGGCGCTGATCAAGCTGGAGCGGGTGAAGGACTGGACGGCGCTGCATGACCGCATGGCGCGCGCTTACCGGCCGGAGAACCCGGATCTGCCGCTGCTCGGACCGTGGGTCCCGAAGACCGAACCGCCGGCGGAGTTCTTCATCTTCAAGCGCAACCCGTTCTACCACCGGGTGGATGAGGAGGGCCGGCAGCTGCCCTATATCGACGAGATCACCATGTCGATCGGCACCTCCTCGCTGATCCCGGCCAAGGTGACGGCGGGCGGAGCGGACCTGCAGGCGCGCTACATCTCCTTCGCCGATTACACCTTCCTCAAGGCCGCCGAGGCGCGCGGCCATTACAAGGTGCGGCTCTGGGAGCGCGGCGAGGGCGCCTTCGTGGCGCTGGCGCCCAATCTCAATGTGAAGGACGCGACGTGGCGCGCGCTGCTGCGCAATGTCGATGTGCGCCGCGCGCTCTCCGTGGCGATCAACCGGCACGACATCAACCAGGTGATCTTCTTCGGCCTCGGCCATGAAGGCGCCAACACGGTCATCCCCGGCAGCCCGCTCTACAAGGAGAGCTACGACCAGGCCTGGTCGCAATATGACCCGGCGCTCGCCAACAAGCTGCTCGACGCCGCCGGCCTCGACAAGCGCGACAGCGACGGCTTCCGCCTGCTGCCCGACGGGCGGCGGGCGGAGATCACCGTGGAGACCTCCGGCGACAACATGGAGGAGACCGACATCCTCGAACTGGTCGCCCATGACTGGTACAAGGTCGGCATCCGCCTCTTCGTGCGCGGCACCCAGCGCGACCTGCTGCGCCGCGGCGTCATCGCCGGCAATGTGATGATGGCGGTGTGGCCCGGCATGGACAACGCCATTCCCGGCCCGGACATGTCGCCCGACGCGCTGGCGCCGACCAATTCCATGCAGTTCCAGTGGCCGCTCTGGGGCCAATATGTCGACAGCAGCGGCCGCGAGGGCGAGAAGCCCGCTCTGCCGGCGGCGCAGGAACTGATCGACCTCGCGAAGAAGTGGCGCCAGTCCATCACCAGCGCGGAGCGCGCCGCCATCTGGACGCGGATGCTGGAGATCAATGCCGACGAGGTGTTCACCATCGGCATCGTCAACCGCATCTCCCAGCCGGTGATCGTCAGCGACAAGCTGCGCAACGTGCCCGATGTCGGCATCTACAGCTTCGAGCCGGGCGCCTATTTCGGCATGTACATGCCCGACACCTTCTGGTTCGACGACGGAACCTCCACGCTCGACGTGACCAGGGATTGA
- a CDS encoding ABC transporter permease translates to MLRYILRRVLIMIPTLLVTSALIFTVMELPPSDYFETYVAEMAAQGEKADTSRIEFLKREYGFDKPAIERYFLWVTGFVQGDFGYSFEYEMPVRDVVGERLALTVLVSVCTILMTWAVAFPIGIYSATHQYSWGDYGLTFLGLLGIAVPHFLLALIFMYFANVWFGLSIGGLMDPVYFNQPMSWAKAQSILAHLWIPVIIIGAGGTGTMVRAIRANLLDELQKQYYVTAKAKGLPPGKALRKYPLRMSLNFFVSHIGDVLPSIVSGSELTAVVLSLQTTGPLLLRALQSQDMYLAGSFLLFLSCLTVVGVLISDIALAFLDPRIRLQGGSTK, encoded by the coding sequence CTGCTGCGCTACATCCTCCGCCGCGTGCTCATCATGATCCCGACGCTGCTGGTCACCAGCGCGCTGATCTTCACCGTGATGGAGCTGCCGCCGAGCGACTATTTCGAGACCTATGTCGCGGAAATGGCGGCGCAGGGCGAGAAGGCGGACACCAGCCGCATCGAGTTCCTCAAGCGCGAATATGGCTTCGACAAGCCCGCCATCGAGCGCTACTTCCTCTGGGTCACCGGCTTCGTGCAGGGCGATTTCGGCTACTCCTTCGAGTACGAAATGCCGGTGCGCGACGTGGTCGGCGAGCGCCTGGCCCTCACCGTGCTGGTCTCGGTCTGCACCATCCTGATGACCTGGGCCGTCGCCTTCCCGATCGGCATCTATTCGGCCACCCACCAATATAGCTGGGGCGATTACGGGCTGACCTTCCTCGGCCTGCTCGGCATCGCCGTGCCGCACTTCCTGCTGGCGCTGATCTTCATGTATTTCGCCAATGTGTGGTTCGGCCTCTCCATTGGCGGGCTGATGGACCCGGTCTATTTCAACCAGCCGATGAGCTGGGCGAAGGCGCAGTCGATCCTCGCCCATCTCTGGATTCCCGTCATCATCATCGGCGCCGGCGGCACCGGGACGATGGTGCGCGCCATCCGCGCCAATCTGCTCGACGAGCTGCAGAAGCAGTATTACGTGACCGCCAAGGCCAAGGGCCTGCCGCCGGGCAAGGCGCTGCGCAAATACCCGCTGCGCATGTCGCTCAACTTCTTCGTCTCGCACATTGGCGACGTGCTGCCGAGCATCGTCTCCGGCTCGGAGCTGACCGCCGTCGTGCTCTCGCTGCAGACCACCGGGCCGCTGCTGCTGCGCGCGCTGCAGAGCCAGGACATGTATCTGGCCGGCTCCTTCCTCTTGTTCCTGTCCTGCCTCACGGTCGTCGGCGTGCTGATCTCCGACATCGCGCTCGCCTTCCTGGATCCGCGCATCCGGCTTCAGGGGGGCAGCACGAAATGA